A portion of the Bacillus thuringiensis genome contains these proteins:
- a CDS encoding 1,4-dihydroxy-2-naphthoate polyprenyltransferase produces MEMNVKTNSSPTAPKPSKQTGWRIWWSLLRPHTLTAAFVPVFIGTAYSMQVGGINQIHLPLFLMMLLACLLIQAATNMFNEYFDYKRGLDHEGSVGIGGAIVRDGIQPKTVLNLAFGFFGIAILLGVYICINSSWWLAAIGLVCMAVAYLYTGGPLPIAYTPFGELTAGLFMGVIIIGISFFIQTGTVTSEVILLSIPSSILIGAILLANNIRDLDGDKENGRKTLAILVGRERAVGVLASMFIVSYIWTIALIIVGIVSPWMLIVFLSAPKAFKATKGFIGKSIPMEMVPAMIATAKTNTIFGFLMGIGLLLGYFL; encoded by the coding sequence ATGGAAATGAACGTCAAAACGAATTCCTCTCCTACGGCGCCAAAGCCAAGTAAGCAAACAGGCTGGCGCATCTGGTGGAGTTTACTACGTCCCCATACATTAACAGCCGCTTTCGTTCCTGTTTTCATCGGAACAGCATATTCGATGCAGGTCGGAGGTATAAATCAAATACATCTTCCTCTTTTCCTTATGATGCTTCTTGCTTGTCTTCTCATTCAAGCAGCAACAAACATGTTTAATGAATACTTTGATTATAAAAGAGGACTCGATCACGAAGGTTCAGTTGGTATTGGCGGCGCTATCGTTCGCGATGGCATTCAGCCAAAAACAGTGCTTAACTTAGCATTTGGATTTTTCGGCATCGCAATACTATTAGGTGTTTATATTTGTATAAATTCTAGCTGGTGGCTTGCTGCAATCGGTCTTGTTTGTATGGCCGTTGCTTACCTTTATACAGGTGGCCCACTTCCAATTGCATATACACCATTTGGAGAATTGACAGCCGGATTATTTATGGGTGTCATTATTATTGGGATTTCATTCTTTATTCAAACTGGCACTGTAACATCAGAGGTCATTTTACTATCTATTCCAAGCTCCATTTTAATTGGTGCCATTTTACTAGCTAATAATATTCGTGACTTGGATGGCGATAAAGAAAACGGTCGTAAAACGTTAGCAATTCTCGTTGGACGGGAAAGAGCTGTTGGTGTACTTGCTTCGATGTTCATCGTTTCCTACATTTGGACAATTGCTTTAATTATCGTGGGCATCGTATCACCATGGATGCTTATCGTATTTTTAAGTGCACCGAAAGCATTTAAAGCGACAAAAGGCTTTATCGGCAAAAGCATTCCAATGGAAATGGTACCTGCGATGATTGCAACAGCAAAAACAAATACAATCTTCGGTTTCCTAATGGGAATCGGATTATTACTTGGATACTTTCTATAA
- a CDS encoding yteA family sporulation protein, whose product MLTPQQIGQFKSILEKQKQELEQTIQTHENTDRASERDSVGELSSYDNHPGDMATELYEREKDFGLIEFWHKQLDDTKHALQKIEAGTYGICEVSGVEIPFERLEAMPTATTCVQHATNKLNMDTRPVEEEVLSPSFHKHDEDYSVEYDAEDAWQDVANYGTSETPSDLERQDSKNYNGMYINSEENVGYVEDFENFIGTDMYGKNPQVFATEEHEEYEQMLDDFEERTFKGELSSNESSSKE is encoded by the coding sequence ATGTTAACTCCACAACAAATAGGTCAATTTAAATCCATTTTAGAAAAACAAAAACAAGAACTGGAACAAACGATACAGACTCATGAAAATACAGATCGTGCTTCTGAACGTGATTCAGTAGGAGAACTGTCTAGCTATGACAACCATCCAGGTGATATGGCTACAGAATTATACGAACGAGAAAAGGATTTCGGACTCATCGAATTTTGGCATAAACAACTAGATGATACAAAACATGCTCTGCAAAAAATTGAAGCTGGTACGTACGGCATTTGTGAAGTATCTGGCGTGGAGATTCCATTCGAAAGATTAGAAGCAATGCCTACTGCTACAACATGCGTTCAGCACGCGACAAATAAATTAAATATGGATACGCGTCCAGTTGAAGAAGAAGTATTGTCCCCTTCTTTCCATAAGCACGATGAAGACTATTCTGTCGAGTATGACGCGGAAGATGCATGGCAAGACGTCGCAAATTACGGAACGTCTGAAACACCGTCTGATTTAGAAAGACAAGATTCAAAAAACTATAATGGCATGTATATAAATAGCGAGGAAAATGTGGGATACGTAGAGGATTTCGAAAACTTCATCGGCACGGATATGTACGGGAAAAATCCACAAGTTTTCGCCACAGAGGAACATGAAGAATATGAACAAATGCTTGATGACTTTGAAGAGCGTACCTTTAAGGGCGAATTATCTTCAAATGAATCTAGTTCCAAAGAATAA
- the cspD gene encoding cold-shock protein CspD encodes MQTGKVKWFNGEKGFGFIEVEGGEDVFVHFSAIQGDGFKTLEEGQEVSFEIVEGNRGPQAANVTKN; translated from the coding sequence ATGCAAACAGGTAAAGTTAAATGGTTTAACGGCGAAAAAGGTTTTGGCTTCATCGAAGTTGAAGGCGGAGAAGACGTATTCGTACATTTCTCAGCTATCCAAGGCGACGGCTTCAAAACTTTAGAAGAAGGTCAAGAAGTTTCTTTCGAAATCGTTGAAGGAAACCGCGGACCACAAGCAGCTAACGTTACAAAAAACTAA
- a CDS encoding TIGR00266 family protein has translation MQAHEIEYKLYGDDMQFVEIELDPKESVVAEAGAMMMMEDYIEMETIFGDGSGPSNGLFGKLMGAGKRLVTGESMFMTVFTNTGHGKRHVSFAAPYPGKIIPVDLTEYQGKIVCQKDAFLCAAKGVSIGIEFTKKIGTGFFGGEGFIMQKLEGDGLAFMHAGGTVYKRELKPGEKLRIDTGCLVAMTKDINYDIEFVGKVKTALFGGEGLFFATLEGPGTVWIQSLTLSRLAARLTSPAAQSTGEGSVLGGLGRLLDGKE, from the coding sequence ATGCAAGCACATGAAATCGAGTATAAGTTATATGGCGATGATATGCAGTTTGTTGAAATTGAATTAGATCCAAAAGAAAGCGTTGTCGCAGAAGCTGGCGCAATGATGATGATGGAAGATTACATTGAAATGGAAACAATCTTTGGTGACGGTTCTGGCCCATCTAACGGTTTATTCGGCAAATTAATGGGCGCTGGTAAACGTCTCGTTACAGGCGAAAGTATGTTTATGACTGTATTTACAAATACAGGTCACGGCAAACGCCACGTCTCATTTGCTGCTCCTTATCCTGGTAAAATTATTCCTGTAGATTTAACAGAATATCAAGGAAAAATAGTTTGTCAAAAAGATGCCTTTCTTTGTGCCGCAAAAGGGGTTTCTATCGGAATTGAATTTACGAAAAAAATAGGAACTGGTTTCTTCGGCGGTGAAGGTTTTATCATGCAGAAACTTGAAGGTGACGGCCTTGCTTTCATGCACGCAGGCGGAACTGTATATAAACGTGAATTAAAACCTGGTGAGAAACTTCGCATTGATACAGGTTGTCTCGTTGCCATGACAAAAGATATTAACTATGATATCGAGTTCGTTGGAAAAGTAAAAACAGCTCTATTTGGCGGTGAGGGTTTATTCTTCGCAACATTAGAAGGTCCTGGAACAGTTTGGATTCAGTCCTTAACACTTAGCCGATTAGCAGCACGCCTTACAAGCCCAGCAGCGCAAAGTACTGGTGAAGGTAGTGTATTAGGTGGACTTGGTCGTTTATTGGATGGGAAAGAGTAA
- a CDS encoding lipase family protein — translation MRTPLSFDKDTAILLASCCELTYEQYKQNGIFEIPDGFQYVQGFQGKAIQTTEWFGFILESEDTIIVAFRGTQTDPDWIIDSLVNQKPYPYALNGGNVHHGFLSIYESCRDSIMDMLVSLPAHKKLLATGHSLGGALATLHILDARINTAFAQYGLYTFASPKVGDIAFRNYYKLQVASSFRFVNLFDVVPLLPPRNINFNDHDWEYAHVHHNMTFTKNTKSITNNHSITTYKTCLTSHF, via the coding sequence ATGCGTACTCCTTTATCCTTTGATAAAGACACTGCCATACTGTTAGCTTCTTGTTGTGAGTTAACGTATGAACAATATAAACAAAATGGTATTTTCGAAATACCAGATGGTTTTCAATATGTACAAGGTTTTCAAGGAAAGGCCATTCAAACAACAGAATGGTTCGGGTTTATATTAGAATCTGAGGATACAATTATCGTTGCCTTTAGGGGCACTCAAACAGACCCAGATTGGATTATTGACTCTCTCGTCAATCAAAAACCTTATCCTTATGCTTTAAATGGCGGAAATGTCCATCACGGATTTCTCTCTATTTATGAGTCTTGCCGTGATTCTATTATGGATATGCTCGTATCATTGCCAGCACATAAAAAACTGCTAGCTACTGGGCATAGTCTAGGTGGCGCGCTTGCCACATTACACATATTAGATGCGCGTATAAATACTGCCTTCGCGCAATATGGACTTTATACATTTGCTTCTCCAAAAGTAGGAGATATCGCTTTTCGAAATTATTATAAACTACAAGTAGCTAGTAGTTTTCGTTTCGTCAACTTGTTCGATGTCGTTCCACTTCTCCCTCCCCGAAACATAAATTTCAATGATCATGATTGGGAGTATGCACACGTTCATCACAATATGACATTTACAAAAAACACAAAATCCATTACAAATAATCATTCCATTACAACATACAAAACATGTCTGACTTCTCATTTTTAA